The following are encoded in a window of Candidatus Nitrosotalea sinensis genomic DNA:
- a CDS encoding helix-turn-helix transcriptional regulator: MQVLLHGKPVQEETTKDVLLEIMADKYSRAILESTMDVSKSALELSNDCGIPISTAYRRVQQLHTHKLLGISGSINEDGKKYFLYKSKIKSIVTCFNNGMLDVEIVPNSVNLQD; encoded by the coding sequence ATGCAAGTGTTATTACACGGCAAACCCGTACAAGAAGAAACAACCAAAGACGTCCTCCTTGAAATCATGGCAGACAAGTATTCTCGTGCTATACTTGAATCTACTATGGATGTGTCCAAATCAGCTCTTGAATTAAGTAATGACTGTGGAATCCCCATCAGCACTGCTTATAGAAGAGTACAACAACTCCATACTCACAAACTTCTGGGCATATCAGGCTCAATCAATGAAGATGGAAAAAAGTACTTTTTGTATAAATCTAAAATCAAATCCATTGTAACATGTTTTAACAATGGTATGCTTGATGTTGAAATTGTTCCTAATTCTGTAAATTTACAGGATTAG
- a CDS encoding universal stress protein → MVIRNILVPYDGAALSKKALELAKDIARNFTADLTILMVIPVYYPISDSVFSGAAVMNYQEIVKTLTQQGEKELTKVVEKCRQEGTKTSYKIVHDDVSNAILKHAKKSKTDMIIMGSRRLTGVSSIKRLGSTARHVSEHAQCPVTIVH, encoded by the coding sequence ATGGTTATACGAAATATCTTGGTGCCATATGATGGAGCCGCTCTATCTAAAAAAGCTTTGGAACTAGCAAAGGATATAGCAAGAAATTTCACGGCAGATCTAACTATCTTGATGGTGATCCCTGTTTATTATCCAATAAGCGACTCTGTATTTTCTGGTGCTGCTGTCATGAATTATCAGGAAATTGTAAAAACCCTGACTCAACAAGGAGAAAAGGAGCTTACTAAAGTTGTAGAAAAATGCAGGCAAGAAGGAACCAAGACATCGTATAAGATTGTCCATGATGATGTATCTAATGCAATATTAAAACATGCAAAAAAATCAAAAACTGATATGATAATCATGGGAAGTAGAAGGCTCACTGGAGTATCTTCTATAAAGCGTCTTGGAAGCACTGCAAGACATGTTTCAGAACATGCTCAGTGCCCAGTAACTATTGTACATTGA
- a CDS encoding N,N-dimethylformamidase beta subunit family domain-containing protein codes for MSVLVSSNLAHAQIDPPEIPQWVKNTAKWWSENKTTDKQFLISVAYLIKTNMVSSSNTNPSSDYKVPGWFKKVATFYADNKITEEDFEKSIEYLINTNSITVSDSLLNAIDKRGLATINYHGFSPLFQIYAYAKDFRIINGTHVPMEAHFALKPDLMTNGTYDKIALWDKPHSAAVIVPLFTSTAYWEPGFYTYYRGDCDSSCLTKKILFDRPGGFSASQNAVGTLQLLGYDTITDLDVDQNPQILNQYEKIVVLHNEYVTQQEFDAITHHPKVIYLYANPLYAKVSVDYSNDTITLVKGHGYPTPQDRNALGWKFDNSEKEYNTNCAHTSFHPIDNGIMLDCYPENMIFTNMTILKIMKDY; via the coding sequence ATGTCTGTACTTGTATCATCTAATCTTGCTCATGCACAAATAGACCCACCAGAGATCCCACAATGGGTAAAAAATACTGCCAAATGGTGGTCTGAGAACAAGACTACAGACAAACAATTTCTGATATCAGTAGCATATCTGATTAAAACAAACATGGTAAGTAGTTCAAATACAAATCCCAGTTCTGACTATAAAGTTCCAGGATGGTTCAAAAAAGTAGCAACATTTTATGCTGATAACAAGATCACTGAAGAAGATTTTGAGAAATCTATTGAATACCTCATTAATACAAATTCAATTACAGTTTCAGATTCACTTCTTAATGCAATAGACAAAAGAGGTTTGGCTACTATAAATTATCATGGATTCTCCCCATTGTTTCAAATATACGCATATGCAAAAGATTTTCGCATCATAAACGGTACGCATGTACCAATGGAAGCTCATTTTGCATTAAAACCAGATCTCATGACAAACGGAACGTACGACAAGATTGCATTATGGGACAAGCCACATAGTGCTGCTGTCATAGTTCCTTTGTTTACATCTACAGCATATTGGGAACCAGGATTTTATACATATTACAGAGGAGATTGTGATTCTAGTTGTCTGACAAAAAAAATCTTGTTTGATAGACCAGGTGGATTTTCTGCAAGTCAGAATGCAGTAGGTACATTGCAATTACTTGGATATGATACCATAACAGATCTTGATGTTGACCAGAATCCTCAAATTTTGAATCAATATGAGAAAATAGTCGTATTACATAACGAATATGTCACTCAGCAGGAATTTGATGCAATAACACATCATCCAAAAGTGATTTACCTATATGCAAATCCATTATATGCCAAAGTGAGTGTAGATTACAGCAATGATACCATCACCCTAGTTAAAGGACATGGATATCCTACACCACAAGATCGTAATGCTCTTGGATGGAAATTTGACAATAGTGAAAAAGAATACAATACAAATTGCGCTCATACTTCTTTTCATCCAATAGACAATGGCATAATGCTTGATTGTTATCCTGAAAACATGATTTTCACCAATATGACAATACTGAAAATTATGAAAGATTATTGA
- a CDS encoding ATP cone domain-containing protein: MRKRGFVIKSDGSSVPFDFNKVKTTCIRAGANNKLATQVAQKISKQIFPGITTRQIYRMVLDILALNAENRLIGHRYRLKESIMQMGPAGFSFENYVSAVLEARGYEIKSKRSAVQGTCVSHEIDIIAVRDSHIRYMVECKFHNSPGIYTGIKESLYTHARFLDLAGKFDKEILVCNTKVSHEAITYGMCIGQEVLSWRYPPEHGLEKIIEDNGLYPITILGLRKKELDAFSQNNVMLARDLLDMDLPKWSQKLSISVYRLETLRNLARQMIR; the protein is encoded by the coding sequence ATGAGAAAGCGAGGTTTTGTAATAAAGTCTGATGGTAGTTCTGTACCATTTGACTTTAACAAAGTCAAGACTACGTGTATAAGAGCAGGGGCTAATAACAAACTAGCAACACAAGTAGCACAAAAGATCTCTAAACAAATATTCCCAGGCATAACCACGCGTCAAATCTATCGAATGGTCTTGGATATCCTTGCTCTAAATGCTGAGAACAGATTGATAGGACATCGATATCGTCTCAAAGAATCCATTATGCAGATGGGTCCTGCGGGATTCTCCTTTGAAAATTATGTTAGCGCAGTACTTGAGGCACGTGGATATGAGATAAAATCCAAAAGATCTGCGGTACAGGGAACATGTGTGTCTCATGAAATAGACATTATTGCAGTACGTGATTCACATATTCGATATATGGTGGAATGTAAATTTCATAATTCGCCTGGTATCTATACTGGAATAAAAGAATCATTGTATACTCATGCACGATTTCTGGACTTGGCTGGGAAGTTTGACAAAGAAATACTTGTATGCAATACTAAAGTATCTCATGAAGCCATAACATACGGTATGTGTATTGGCCAAGAGGTCCTATCTTGGCGTTATCCTCCAGAACATGGTCTTGAAAAAATTATTGAAGATAATGGACTTTATCCTATCACAATACTTGGGCTAAGGAAGAAAGAATTGGACGCATTCTCACAGAATAATGTCATGCTGGCAAGAGATTTACTAGACATGGATCTTCCCAAATGGTCCCAAAAATTGTCTATCTCTGTGTATAGATTAGAAACACTACGAAATCTTGCAAGGCAAATGATTAGATGA
- a CDS encoding DUF6328 family protein — protein sequence MGENKDRRDDKLSPDYGSVLRENAILTTFSAFLFGFLLNIAINPPKNFIFIDKIILLISLFSITISAVLFIMPVIYHHLEYPYLDFDKFKERSHRFTLFGLIPAMITLFLGLQLATRSLVENITISFALGTIPFILIYVFYRLRK from the coding sequence ATGGGAGAAAATAAAGACAGACGAGATGATAAGCTATCCCCAGATTATGGTTCAGTATTAAGAGAAAACGCTATTTTAACAACCTTTTCTGCATTTTTGTTTGGATTCTTGTTGAACATTGCAATCAATCCCCCAAAAAATTTTATTTTCATAGACAAGATCATACTTTTGATATCATTATTTTCTATCACCATATCAGCAGTCTTGTTCATAATGCCTGTAATTTATCACCACTTGGAATATCCATACCTTGATTTTGACAAATTCAAGGAACGAAGTCATCGCTTTACATTATTTGGATTGATTCCTGCAATGATTACATTATTTTTAGGATTACAACTTGCAACAAGATCGCTGGTAGAAAACATCACAATTTCATTTGCATTGGGAACAATTCCATTTATTTTGATTTATGTATTTTACAGATTAAGAAAGTAA
- a CDS encoding malate dehydrogenase gives MISIIGAGKVGSAIGFLSASASLDDIVLVNRNKNKAMGEALDIVNVVPKNSTISVTGTDDYENIAGSQVVVITVNAGKIVTDRSDLIQYNIPIIKDISKKIERYASNAKVIVITNPVDVITYCILQESGLSVKNVIGMGSSLDSDRFRYAISKTLHTNQSGIESIVLGEHGNSMVPIFSTVKLDGKAIHFDKNQMTDITNEVRNYWRPLTELKGASVFGAAKHSYDIIKAIMKNESLEVPSSVMLHGEYGISDVCMGVPLVINKNGASIKEIDLDDSEHDMLVKSSNVIKNNIKKI, from the coding sequence ATGATTTCAATAATTGGTGCTGGCAAGGTAGGTTCTGCAATTGGATTTCTTTCAGCCTCTGCATCTCTTGATGATATTGTTCTAGTGAATAGGAACAAGAATAAGGCTATGGGGGAAGCACTTGATATTGTAAACGTAGTACCAAAAAATTCTACAATATCTGTTACTGGTACAGATGACTATGAGAATATTGCAGGGTCTCAGGTTGTTGTAATCACTGTAAATGCAGGAAAAATAGTCACTGATAGATCTGATCTAATCCAATATAATATTCCAATAATAAAAGACATTTCAAAAAAGATTGAAAGATATGCTAGCAATGCCAAAGTTATAGTGATTACAAATCCTGTGGACGTTATTACATATTGTATTTTACAAGAAAGTGGATTGTCTGTAAAAAATGTAATTGGAATGGGCTCTAGTCTAGATTCTGATAGATTCAGATATGCCATATCAAAAACACTACACACAAACCAATCTGGAATTGAATCTATTGTATTAGGAGAACATGGAAATTCGATGGTTCCAATATTTTCAACTGTTAAACTTGATGGGAAAGCAATACATTTTGATAAAAATCAAATGACTGATATCACAAATGAGGTAAGAAATTATTGGAGACCTTTGACAGAATTAAAGGGCGCGTCTGTCTTTGGTGCTGCAAAACATTCCTACGACATCATAAAAGCAATAATGAAGAATGAATCATTAGAAGTACCATCCTCTGTGATGTTGCATGGGGAATATGGCATATCTGATGTATGCATGGGAGTTCCACTAGTGATAAATAAGAATGGTGCATCCATTAAAGAAATTGATCTTGATGACTCTGAACATGATATGCTTGTTAAATCATCTAATGTAATAAAAAACAATATAAAAAAAATCTAA
- a CDS encoding Hsp20/alpha crystallin family protein, which yields MDKPQKKSEVSNEISPYWKAGWLEMDRVFDNFRRDLERSLSMFPHIGVPSFPTSAMSCDIIDEGDKFMINANMPGIQKDEIKLNITENSVEISAQHKEETDEKKKNYVRKERRETSYYRTLSLPEKVSSSKAKAKMNNGILNIEIPKVTPTPKSKGSSIPVQ from the coding sequence ATGGACAAGCCACAGAAAAAATCAGAAGTCTCCAATGAGATTTCGCCATATTGGAAAGCTGGCTGGTTGGAAATGGACAGGGTTTTTGACAACTTTAGAAGAGATTTGGAGCGTTCACTATCCATGTTTCCACACATAGGTGTTCCGTCTTTTCCCACATCTGCAATGTCATGTGACATAATAGATGAGGGAGACAAATTCATGATCAATGCAAACATGCCAGGCATCCAAAAAGACGAAATCAAATTGAACATAACTGAGAATTCAGTGGAGATTTCAGCACAACATAAAGAAGAGACAGATGAGAAAAAGAAGAATTATGTACGAAAAGAAAGAAGAGAGACGTCATATTACAGGACATTGTCTTTGCCTGAGAAAGTGTCTTCATCAAAGGCAAAAGCAAAGATGAACAATGGAATCCTAAATATTGAGATTCCAAAAGTTACACCTACACCCAAATCAAAAGGTTCGTCAATTCCAGTGCAATAA
- a CDS encoding universal stress protein, whose amino-acid sequence MKQKISKILVALDGSERSFKGLHEAIYLARQCGSTITGLCVTPYYTISLGPLLTSLKNQTLKEAKQFMTDAKKLCAQNGIVFHEKIIYGTESWQITEYASYRKFDLIVIASRGRGPMKSTFLGSVANDVVHKSKIPVLVVK is encoded by the coding sequence ATGAAACAAAAAATTAGCAAGATCTTGGTTGCACTTGATGGCTCTGAAAGATCATTTAAGGGTCTACATGAAGCGATATACCTTGCAAGACAATGTGGCTCTACTATAACAGGTCTATGTGTAACTCCGTATTACACAATAAGTCTTGGGCCCCTACTTACTTCTTTGAAGAATCAAACATTGAAGGAAGCAAAGCAATTCATGACTGATGCAAAAAAACTCTGCGCTCAAAATGGTATTGTATTTCATGAGAAAATAATCTACGGCACAGAATCATGGCAAATTACTGAATATGCTTCATATAGAAAATTTGATCTGATTGTTATTGCTTCTCGTGGACGAGGTCCGATGAAAAGTACATTCCTTGGAAGTGTAGCAAATGATGTTGTACACAAGTCCAAAATACCTGTATTGGTAGTCAAATAG
- a CDS encoding CBS domain-containing protein, whose translation MKRAVVTSPKTSLLDARSMLLRHRIGRLVVTENEKPVGIITEKDLVRSIYRMDNKSIENMQVNDAMTKKLVTVTEDATMYDCARLMLNHKISSIIVLKKDSSLFGIITKTDMVSVFLTQAAESISVSKVMTKPVITVKTADSLLYVESVLMKNKISRVVVSRNRKPVGIITHRDFIPAKIPLWLRQSGDPKEIENYQMAEKPHEFKSNQLSYLGTFIAADIMTPNPITVDVKEDVSEASLLMIRHGISGLPVVQKSLLVGIITKTDIVKAISLGN comes from the coding sequence ATGAAACGGGCAGTAGTAACGTCTCCTAAAACCTCACTTCTTGATGCGCGATCTATGTTGCTACGACACCGAATAGGCAGGCTTGTCGTAACTGAAAATGAAAAACCGGTAGGAATCATAACTGAAAAAGATTTAGTTCGATCGATATACCGTATGGATAACAAATCAATTGAAAACATGCAAGTAAATGATGCAATGACAAAAAAGCTTGTTACTGTTACTGAGGACGCTACTATGTATGACTGTGCAAGATTAATGTTGAATCACAAGATAAGCTCGATAATTGTATTGAAAAAAGACTCGAGCTTGTTTGGAATAATAACAAAAACCGACATGGTCTCGGTATTTCTAACCCAGGCAGCAGAATCTATTTCTGTATCGAAAGTTATGACAAAACCTGTAATCACTGTAAAAACGGCCGATTCTCTTCTATATGTGGAAAGTGTATTAATGAAAAATAAAATATCACGCGTGGTAGTAAGTAGAAATAGAAAGCCAGTTGGAATAATCACACATCGTGACTTTATTCCTGCGAAAATCCCTCTATGGTTACGGCAATCTGGTGATCCTAAGGAAATAGAAAATTATCAGATGGCAGAAAAACCACACGAGTTTAAATCAAACCAATTAAGTTATCTTGGTACTTTTATTGCGGCAGATATTATGACGCCTAATCCAATCACTGTTGATGTAAAAGAAGATGTATCTGAAGCATCATTGTTAATGATACGCCATGGAATAAGTGGTCTTCCAGTAGTGCAAAAATCATTACTTGTAGGCATAATAACTAAAACTGATATAGTAAAGGCAATATCTTTAGGTAATTAG
- a CDS encoding CBS domain-containing protein — MTELVHNIMKKQVVTVDSSISVKDAAKIMEDTGVGCVIVMEENVAIGILTERDFVRRIVAHAKPLSTSVKDVMSSPLIVINPDESVWELAEIMKLRRIHKVPVVRDNRLVGIVTTTDLTKLCSAGSDSEMRRVADQILLRMKKS, encoded by the coding sequence ATGACAGAACTAGTTCACAATATAATGAAAAAACAAGTGGTTACAGTAGATTCCTCTATCTCTGTAAAAGACGCTGCAAAAATTATGGAAGATACAGGTGTGGGATGTGTTATTGTAATGGAAGAAAATGTTGCAATTGGAATATTGACTGAGAGGGATTTTGTGCGAAGGATAGTAGCCCATGCAAAACCCCTGTCCACTTCTGTAAAAGATGTAATGTCGTCACCTCTCATTGTGATTAATCCTGATGAAAGTGTGTGGGAATTAGCTGAAATCATGAAACTCCGAAGAATTCACAAGGTTCCTGTTGTGCGTGACAATAGATTAGTTGGGATTGTAACTACAACTGATCTCACAAAACTATGCAGTGCAGGTTCAGACTCTGAAATGCGTCGAGTTGCTGATCAAATTCTTTTACGAATGAAGAAATCTTAA
- a CDS encoding CBS domain-containing protein — protein MTTARDIMSKKVITIETSSSTTEIAKIMNKNNISCIVLTKDDRPCGIITERDYLSKIISQNKKASDMSPSQIMSSPFVTVSTVSTADDVAQTMLENKIRHVVVMDNAHPVGIITITDFLKHLNTLVTDSSEYKKDLYESLFEEHEYWDR, from the coding sequence ATGACAACTGCACGCGACATTATGTCAAAAAAAGTAATTACGATAGAGACTAGTTCATCTACAACTGAAATCGCAAAAATAATGAACAAGAACAATATCAGCTGTATTGTTTTAACCAAAGATGATAGACCGTGCGGAATAATCACTGAAAGAGATTATCTATCAAAGATTATCTCACAGAATAAAAAGGCATCAGACATGAGTCCGTCACAGATAATGTCCTCACCATTTGTCACAGTCTCAACAGTTTCAACTGCAGATGATGTAGCACAGACTATGCTTGAGAATAAAATTAGACATGTAGTAGTAATGGATAATGCACATCCTGTAGGAATAATCACCATAACAGACTTTTTAAAACATCTCAATACACTGGTTACAGATTCATCAGAATACAAAAAGGATCTATACGAGAGCCTATTCGAAGAACATGAATATTGGGATAGATAA
- a CDS encoding CBS domain-containing protein, with amino-acid sequence MSYTKNVITLHPDSSIHDALLLMNNNDIKRIVIISDGNPVGIVTERDIGKFLQNDKTSRMLNQIHLDEIMSRNLFTISKDQDEILVQCAIRMDAFQISSIVVVDEEKLEGIVTKSDLVNNFSKLFTGLYKVKDYMNTNIITCRKSDSLLFALNMLNRNKISRLVVTDNDGKPVGIISYDTFLRNSPYFRSGAENTREYLLPKTSARGLFVNDVVGNELLTIGYNDDLAKAAKLMSEYKISGIPVVNENGDLEGVVTATDIVRAYHEVKIHAVIQRNDPHFA; translated from the coding sequence ATGTCTTACACCAAGAATGTGATAACATTACATCCTGATAGCAGCATTCATGATGCATTACTTCTTATGAATAACAATGACATAAAGAGAATTGTCATTATTAGTGACGGTAATCCTGTTGGTATTGTAACTGAACGTGATATAGGCAAGTTTCTACAAAATGATAAAACATCTAGAATGTTAAACCAAATACATCTTGATGAAATCATGAGTAGGAATCTCTTTACTATCTCAAAAGATCAAGATGAAATTCTAGTTCAATGCGCTATACGTATGGATGCATTTCAAATAAGCTCTATTGTTGTTGTAGATGAAGAAAAACTAGAAGGAATTGTCACAAAATCTGATTTGGTTAACAATTTCTCAAAATTATTTACTGGTTTGTACAAGGTTAAAGATTACATGAATACAAACATAATCACATGCAGAAAATCTGATTCACTGTTATTTGCTCTTAACATGTTAAATAGAAACAAGATATCAAGACTTGTTGTCACTGATAATGATGGAAAACCGGTTGGTATAATCAGCTATGATACATTCTTGCGAAACAGTCCTTATTTTAGATCTGGAGCCGAAAATACAAGGGAATATCTTCTTCCAAAAACCTCTGCAAGGGGATTGTTTGTAAATGACGTTGTTGGTAATGAGCTTCTGACAATAGGGTATAACGATGATCTTGCAAAAGCAGCAAAATTAATGTCTGAATATAAAATAAGTGGAATACCGGTAGTAAATGAAAATGGAGATCTAGAAGGAGTAGTTACCGCTACTGACATAGTGCGTGCCTATCATGAAGTAAAAATCCATGCTGTAATTCAAAGAAACGATCCTCATTTTGCGTGA